In the genome of Crassaminicella thermophila, the window GCAATTTCAATAATATTATCAATTACCTCAGTAGGATTTAAACTTTTAGTAGTAAAAGCCTTTTTTACAATTACTAAAGAATCCTTAACCTTATTTAATGGATATGCTACAAGGGTACCTGCAATAGTTCCTCCTATTACAATAACAATTGAAGGCAAATTATAAAAGGTTAAGACACTTCCATCAATCATTATACCACCTATTACAAACGCTATTCCTACAACGATTCCCAATATTGTTGCTAAATCCAAAGACTACACCTCATTTCTAGTAAGATTTTGTAAAATTGTCGAATGAGAATAGATTTTTCTCTTATATTGTATGATTTTATCGATGATTTGGTCAATAGATTCTAAAACAATTATTTTTTTGCCCGTTGTAAGGGTTATAACGGTATCAGGTGTAGTCTCAATATGTTCAATTAAATCACTATTTATAACGCACTTTTTTCCATTTAATTTTGATACAGTAATCATGCAAACCATCCTTTAAATTCCGGGCTAAAAGCCCGGATAGTTATTATCTCTTTAAATTTACCAATTCTTGTAACATTTCATCTGTTGTTGTAATAACTCTTGAATTCGCTTGGAATCCTCTTTGTGTTGTAATCATATTAGTAAATTCTCTTCCTAAATCGACATTTGACATTTCAAGGCTTCCTGGATTTAGTTCAGCAAATCCATTTGAAGCTGGAAGGCCAATCGAAGGTATTCCTGAATTTCTAGTTTCCATATACATATTTGACTCTGTTTTTTGAAGTCCTGCAGGATTACTAAAATTAGCTAATCCAATTCTTCCTAAAACTCTTCTTTGACCATTAGAAAAAGTACCCACAATTTCACCATTAGAAGCAATTGAATATCCTGTAAGAGCCCCTTGTTTATATCCTTTTATTTTTGTAGCATCTGCATTTGACGTATCTGCAAACTGAGTCAGTTTGTTAAAGTTCATTTCAAAGGTTAATGCATCTGCCCCTTTTGTTAAATCTTTTCCTATCGTAAAACTCATTTTTGAATCACCTATTACTTTTCCATTTTTGTCAAATTTGAGTTCAAAGGAATTTCCACCATTATAGCTAAATCCATCAGCACTTGTATTTGCAGCACCATCAGTATCATATGTATTTGTATCACCATTTTTAAGCATAGCTCCATCACTATTTAAATAAAAGGCATCTACTAACCAAGTGCTTTCTCCAGAGCTAGTATCCACAGTTTTCTTAGCAAATACCAGTTTAATTTGATGAACATTACCAAAATCATCAAATACCTCTACTGTTGTTTCCCTTCCAAGAGCAGTACTTAAATCTTGATTCTTTTGTGTATAAACTGGTTTCCCAGTTGCTTTTGAAAGTTCTGAATCAAAATTATATATGGCATCTTCTCCTGAAGCACCTATGACTTTTGCTCCTGATTTTAATTTTTCTAATTCTTTTGTATTTGAATTTAGGTTTCCAGTAAATGTAACAATGTCCTCTCCTGGTATTGGCGGATCTGAAGGTCTTGTTGCCTGCGGAGGATATATTGCAGACTTATCTATTTTAATCCCTTCTATGTTACTTTTTAAGCGACCTGTATCATCAGCCATATATCCTAATACCTTATATCCAGTTTGAGTACATAGATTTCCATAATCATCTACTATAAAATTTCCTGCTCTAGTATAATATCTATTTAAATAATTAGGATCATCTGAAACCATGAAAAAACCTTCTCCATTTATCATTAAATCTGTCGGGTTATCCGTTCTTTCAACGGCTCCTCTAGTTTGAATTACATCTATCCCTCCAATATCTGCTCCAAGACCTATCTGCATTGGATTTGTTCCTCCACGGCCACTATCGCCTGCTCCTGCTCCTTTTATGGTTTGATTAAAAGTTTCTTTAAACGTTACTCTAGAACTTTTAAAAGCTACTGTATTTACATTGGCAATGTTATTACCAATAACATCCATCTTCATTTGGTGAGCACTCAATCCTGCTACAGCTGAAAACATTGAACGCATCATTTTTTATTACCCCCTCTTATTTACTGTAATATATCTTCTCTGTCATTCAAAGATATATAGCCTCCTAGCAGGTCCAGCTATATAATTACAGCACCATCAATATTTGTAAAAACATTTTCTTTTAAATTCTCATCAAGAGCTACTGTAATAATAGTTTTATTTTTCACACTCGCTACAA includes:
- a CDS encoding flagellar FlbD family protein gives rise to the protein MITVSKLNGKKCVINSDLIEHIETTPDTVITLTTGKKIIVLESIDQIIDKIIQYKRKIYSHSTILQNLTRNEV
- a CDS encoding flagellar hook protein FlgE, whose translation is MMRSMFSAVAGLSAHQMKMDVIGNNIANVNTVAFKSSRVTFKETFNQTIKGAGAGDSGRGGTNPMQIGLGADIGGIDVIQTRGAVERTDNPTDLMINGEGFFMVSDDPNYLNRYYTRAGNFIVDDYGNLCTQTGYKVLGYMADDTGRLKSNIEGIKIDKSAIYPPQATRPSDPPIPGEDIVTFTGNLNSNTKELEKLKSGAKVIGASGEDAIYNFDSELSKATGKPVYTQKNQDLSTALGRETTVEVFDDFGNVHQIKLVFAKKTVDTSSGESTWLVDAFYLNSDGAMLKNGDTNTYDTDGAANTSADGFSYNGGNSFELKFDKNGKVIGDSKMSFTIGKDLTKGADALTFEMNFNKLTQFADTSNADATKIKGYKQGALTGYSIASNGEIVGTFSNGQRRVLGRIGLANFSNPAGLQKTESNMYMETRNSGIPSIGLPASNGFAELNPGSLEMSNVDLGREFTNMITTQRGFQANSRVITTTDEMLQELVNLKR